The window ACTCTGATGTAATGACGAACCCCGAACCCCCAAATTGGTACCCCTAATGTGTGTGTGGGTAGAGTGTGAGAAGTGAGCTAAGAGCTAAAAGTGGATGATGGAACAACCTTTTTTCGTGTATGacgcgtgctcttatttataagagTGGAGTTGAGCTTCTAGATTCTTCTTTGAATTCTCCATTCTGCCCTTCATCTAGAATTCTCCTCCGTCTGGTGATTCTTTTCTTCCTTCTGCTCATTTTCTCTGCCGGACTCTTTCTCCAGGCAATCTCTTTCCTTCTTTCTGGATCAGACATTTTTCTTGGcttaaaaattatgttagaCCCAGGAAACTGCTGAATTTAACCTCATAATCAAgacatgaaattagccttatcaatgTTTCTTGCttgttttttgaattaatgcaaaaattgaCTTGGTTTAGGTTGTATTCCTGCAAGTTATGCTGGTGTTTGTGAGCGAGAAAGATATCAGAGAGAGGAGATGCAAAGGGTGGCAGCTATTGTGGGATTTTAGTTGTACCTCTCATTCCAGAACTATATTTGGGATTTTAGTTTCtgattgtttttgtttttggttgttATAAATTGATCTTGAATTTAATGCTTTGTAGCAAGCTATATTTGGGATTTTAGTTGCtgattgtttttgtttttggttgttATAAATGTTGTCCatatatagaagaaaacaaattctAAAGACGAAGagagattatattttattgcatGAGTATCAAACTCACTTGTCTCCTTAAATACAAGGAATGGATGATGCTGACAATACATTACAAATGAATACTATGAAGTTAGACCCAAGGAAAGTACAATAGCATGTAACCGATCCAGATCAGATTAGAGGCCCAATCTGAATCAGAAAAAGCACTCACAAGTATCTCAAGATTTGCTTCTCAACCTTCCAATGAGTGTCAAGAGGAGATACCATGGATTGAGAATTGGAGAGCACTAAAGTTCTTCAGCTGTATCGACTTTGGATTAAGAGAAACCAAGAGAAATCAAGATCTTGAAGTTTGTTTGAGGCCAAATTGAGACTTATGAGGCTGCAACCAATGCTAGAAGTGCCTTGTTCAAATCCAGGAGGCAACCGCGTGTCCATATTTCTTCTTGTGAATCATTATGGAGGAATGCATTGTCCTTACCAAGGTGATAAACTGTCCAATGAGCAGAGACTGCTAGGCTGATGATGATACAGACAATGTTGGGCTTGACCACTGCGCTAAATTTCtatgaaaaatcaaatcatgGAAAAGGCATTAGCAACTGATCAAGCTTTTGTAACGAGCAATCACACCATTGGATTGTCTTTTTAGAATAACATTCCTTCTAGGAGGTAAAATGGTCCAAGTGTGATTTCAACCTCGGAAACTTGCTCAACGCGTTCGTCAATTTCGAGATCCGCCTAACCGAATGGATGAACACCATATCATCCTCAGCCATTTTGCCGAATCTGGCTCCTGCACGGCCGGAATTGTACTTCTTCACTCTCGATATCCCCTGCCGAGAGCGTCATCACGGTCGTCGCCGCCGCTGTCGCAGCAGAACAGTGCAAGGGGAGATCTCCCCAATCAATTCCCCCCTCCTCGTCCACCAACGCCACTGACGTCTACTCCACTAATAACCGCGAAATCGCTCCGATTGCGGAGGCGGCGACGCGATTGTACTCGACCGAGAGGAAATTGGGGGTGATTACGACTACGGTTTCGATTGGGAGCGGCGCCATGGGGGAGAAGAGGCCGATTAAGATCAGGAGACACATTACCCATTttgccctttcataattaattaatcttaaaaatgtttttgatgTGGCAAattctggaccactcatttaatataaatgagtggctgataatgcatctcaattttcaattaaactaaaaaatctcaattgatcacaaccctacttttatatattagtttgataataaaatgtgagtctCTCATCACCATCATCCAATGAATCCTTAATCCTGAAGAATCACTTTGGATTGTTGATGATCACAACTCAAATCCCTGTTCAAAAAGGCTGAATCTCTGCTTCACATTCTTGAAAAGTCTTCACATTCTTGAAAAGTCTTCACTCACCAATATACTACCAAGTAATTTGGAGAGCCGAATCAGAGATGTTTCATATAAAGCTGAAGATATTATTGAAACAAGAATGGTTTGTCAAATGCTTCCACCCCTCAAGGCACAAGCCTTACTTTCTCCACTCCAAATCTACACAGAGTTATACAACTACTTGATTTTGCAACGGAAAAAGTTGTGAAACACGTGGAGGGTAAGGCACAATTAACTGGCCTTTCATCATCGATTTTAGTTTTTGGCGCTTCTTTTTCGCATGATCTGGTATCAGACGTTCAGCAAACAATGCAACAACTTCAATCTGTTAAGCTCGTGGAGGTGGAGGATACTAAGATGCCGGCTGTTGCTCCTTTGTCAAGCTCCAAGAGCAATTTGGTGGGAGTTGATGCAGATGTGCTGCAGTTGAAGGATCGACTTACAAATATGCAGAGCAAGCTGGAGATCATCCCCATTACTGGGATGGGTGGCATCGGTAAGTCCACTCTTGCTCGAAATCTTTATGATGATCCACTCATCACTAGTCACTTTGATTACCGTGGTTGGGCTGCAATTTCACCTTTTCCCAATATGCGAGATATTCTATTAAGTCTTCTTCGTCGCCCAAACGAAAGATTGAAGCTGAACTAAATGGATGTAATGAGAATGAGTTGAAAGATATATTGTATAAGAGGTTGTTTGGGCGCAGATACATGATTGTGTTAGATGATATATGGAGCACCAAGTTCTGGGATGAGATAAGGATGTATTTTCCATACAACAATAACGGGGGTCGAATTGTGATCACCACAAGGGATTCTAATGTAGCCCAACACATTGTAAACGCCAAGAGTTTGCATCATAACCTGCAATTGCTTAACAAGGCTGCAAGTTGGGATCTACTTCGCCAAACTGTATTTGGAGAAGAGAATTTCCCTCTTGAATTACAAGAGATAGGAACTAAGATTGCAAGGGAATGCGGTGGGCTTCCTCTTGCAATTCATGTGATAGGTGGGCTATTGTCAAAGGTCGAAAGATCAATAGATGTGTCGGAGCAGATTTCAACAGATGTAGAAGCTACCATTGTTGAATCAGAGGAGAAGTTCTCCAATATACTTTCCTTGAGTTATAACCACTTACCCATTTACTTGAAACCATGTTTTTTATATGTGGGGGCCTTACCAGAAGATCATCAGATTAAGGGATCTAGACTTACAAGTCTATGGATAGCTGAGGGATTTGTGAAATCGAACGGTGATAAGAGTTTGGAGGAAGTGGCTAAGGATTATTTAAAAGTTCTCGTGGAGAGGAATCTACTTTTGGTTACACGAAAAAAGTCTAATGGGAAAGCAATGAGTTATTCTATCCATGACCTTTTGAGGGATTTATGCATAAGGAAAGCTTATGAGGAGAAGTTTTTACACGTTAAGGATTCAATGCGGCGTGTGATTGTTAAGTCATCATATGGCATGGAAGATGTGTGTGCTTCATCACCACAATTAATGTCACTTGCCCGATCTTTTATATGCACTAATGATAAGATTAACATATCTCCTGTTTTTGGCATATTAGGATTAGACAGGGTGCTAGATGTCATGGGTATGTTATTGGAGGAGTTCCCAGAAGATATATTACAACTTGTCAACTGCTCTTCGGGTTTCCCTGATGGAATATCAAGATTGCACAATCTGCAAACCTTGATTTATCCACACTTTATGCCCTATGTGCCATCTGAATTATGGGATATGCATGAGCTAATACATATTAAGTTTAAGGAGACAGTATTCAAAATCAGGAACATAAAATTTGATCTCAAGAAGTTGCAGACGCTTTACACAGTGAGGGTTACTCCCAAGCTGATTAGTAGTGGCTTTTTTGAAAGAATTCCAAATATCATAAGGTTGGGAATCTATTATGAAGACTCAccaaacattgttgttgatctTAGCCATCTTCACAAGCTCGAAATATTGTATTGCAATTCTGAACTGGATAAAGATGGTAGTCGTTTTCTGCACAAACTCAGATTTCCATCTAATCTTAGAAAGTTAAGTCTTCATTGTTGTGTAGTATTTAGGAGTTTGTTGACAACTCTGTGTGTACTACCAAATCTGGAAGTGCTGAGAATAAATAACTGTGTATTTgaaagagagggagaggcAGAGGAAGAGTGGGAGGCGACAGAAGGAGAGATGAGTTTCGCTCACTGCTGTTCCTACAGGTAGAATTCTTAAATCTGGTGCACTGGAAAGCCGATGAGACCAACTTCCCTAAACTCCGGGAGCTGTTTGTATGCGACTGCTATAAGCTAGAGGAAATCCCCAGTGCCATTGGAGATATCCCAACTCTccaagaaattgaaatttatgatTGTGGCGCTTCTATAGTGGCCTCGGCAAAACAAATTCTGAAGGTGCAACAAGAAGAGTACGACAACTTCGACCTCCAAAAGGTAAATATGCATGTTCCATTTGTGACTACACTATTTGTTCCATACTATTCTTTTCCCCCTTACATAgttggtatatttattttatttattacaacTTGTGATGTATGTCGTTTGTATGGTGTAACGATTCGAATATTTTCAACCAAACGCAAGACTCACTCtttgtttgtgttaaaatCTCCTAAATTATGTTCCACGTCGACTTGATGAAGatcatatataaaagtggattgCTCTctcccttatgaggccttttaagtgGGTGAGTGACTAATtcctaaaataatattaggtCAATGATGTATTTTacctctttatctcttctcttgcgGACGCCATGGAAGTCCGGCGTGTCATTCCAGTACATAATTGCGGAGGCATgttaaaatttctaaaattttgtcaATCTATGGTCCATTTCTAGTAGTTTGAATGTATGCAGTGTAATGAAATATGTATAGATTTATATTTGTTAGACTTGCCTAGCTATGTATTAGTGTGTAGTTTTTCCTTAATCTGATAGCAAACTGCTTTTCAGTTTCAGACATTGTTACATTGCTTGTAATATGCTCCTAAACATCTCGTGATCCCTGCCAAAGGTTGTATTGCTGCAGGTTTTGGTGGTGTTTGTGAGCGAGAAAGAgatcagagagagagagaagatgcaAAGGGTACTACCTCTTGTTCCAAAACTATTTTTCGGATTTTAATTTctgattatttttgtttttggttgttATAAATTGATCTTGAATTTAATGCCGTGTAGAAAACTATTTTTGGGATTTCAGTTGCtgattgtttttgtttttggttgttATAAATGTTGTCCATCTGAATTCAtaaagagaagaaaacaaattctAAAGACAGAGATTGTATTTTATTGCATGAGTATCAAACTCAGTAATGTCTCCTTAAATACAAGGAATGGATGATGCTACAACATGAATAACTCAAAACCCAGCTAGCCAGCAAGATGACAAAACTGAATGCAGACAATACATTACAATTGAATACTAGTATGAAGCTAGACCCAAGGAAAGTACAATCGCATGTAACCGATCCCCGGTCATCCAGATTAATTAGAGGCCCAATCTGAATCAGAAAAAGCACTCACAACAGGAATTCTTCAACCACTGCCTTCTTTCAAACAGGAATAACAACGAACAAATATTAAGGGTGTAAATGCCAACTTTGGCTCTAgctaatactacctccgtccaccaaaatttgtcccactttgacctgacacgagttttaagaaatgtaatggaaagtgagttgaaaaagttaatagattgtgggtcctacttttatatattagttttataataaaatgtgagtagaaatgaattaatggaatatgaggtccactgccaaaaatggtaaaaatgaaattggacaaattttgggagacAGACGGAAATGggaaaatgggacaaattttggtggacgtaGGTAGTAATAATAATGGGATGGACAAATGCCACACTagtaaaatagaatttttataattggaaaataattatgaataattaacTCACTGgtaaaaatagaatgaaaacGAAATGGCTCATATCCGCAGTCATTACAGGTcaatataaatgtaaaaagtGCTTATCATTGCCATTCCATCTCTCATATTGTTATGAATTACAAGAAATTAATGTAACTGCCCCATTGATCTCCAACCACAATTAAACAAGAAGCTGCTGGAGTTATGATAATCGAGCAACACAACCGCTATTGCTTCTAGTAAATGAGTTGGTAGGATACAGTGTATAAATCCAACAACCAGACAGTGAAGCTAGCAATcaacatacaaaaataaaatgatcgGTAAACATAAGCTTCAAACTTATGGTGCATCTTATAATTAATCTTACGGGACAGCCCATTCCCACTACCCTATCTAGGCCCATCTAACTATTTTGGCAATATAGcataaatccaaaataatgatgatttataaaatactcTCAATAAGTAATTAGTTGAAGGGCGGGCAGCCCACTTACTCATATTGCTTATTtctcagttttttttttttttttgcaaaaaaatatgcCTATTATTATGTACAAAATTTTACTATGGTTTTTCTGTTTTATccaatgttttattttctttgtttttcagttttacattttctatttttgcaaaatattcattttagtagtattattatgTACAAAATTCTACTATGTTATAGATTTACATATTCTACATATTGGcttatttactaaaatttgtCTACGTTTTTATTCCGGACTTTGAtaagattaaatatgtaaatatatcatataatataaataaatttaatttaaactattCTTTTTATTCCTAAGAAAtatgtatttgattaattatttctcatttagCATACATCCTTcaatctttctctctcattagtcatttactatatttcttaCAACTTCCAACCCCCTAACATCTTTCGGCAAAGCTAACATCGAAAAATATCTAAGACTCCCCAAACATAAGATTCCTGGTTTAATCACTGTTCATGTGTTATAATTTTGTAGAATGGTTCGTCAAATGCTTTCCACCCCTCAAGGCACAAGCCTTACTTTCTCCACTCCAAATCTACACAGAGTAATACAACTACTTGATTTTGCATCGGAAAAAGTTGTGAAACATGTGGAGGGCAAGGCACACTCAATTGGCCTTTCATCACCGAGTGCCGCTTCTTCTTCACATGATCTGGTATCAGACGTGCAGCAAACAATGCAACAACTTCAGTCTGTTAAGCTCGTGGAGGTGGAGGATACTAAGATGCCGGTTGTTGCTCCTTTGTCAAGCTCCAAGAACAATTTGGTGGGAGTTGATGCAAATCTGCTGCAGTTGAAGGATCGACTTACAAATATGCAGACCAAGCTGGAGATCATCCCTATTACTGGGATGGGTGGCATAGGTAAGTCCACTCTTGCTCGAAATCTTTATGATGATCAACTCATTATTACTCACTTTGATTATCGTGGTTGGGCTGCAATTTCACAACTTCCCAATATGCGAGATATTCTATTAAGTCTTCTTCGTTGCCCAATCGAAAAGATTGATGATGAACTAAAGGGacgtaataaaaatgagttgaaagaTATATTGTATAAGAGGTTGTTTGGGCGCAGATACATGATTGTGTTAGATGATATATGGATTACCAATTTCTGGGATGAGATAAGGATGTATCTCCCAAACAACAATAACGGGAGTCGAATTATGATCACCACCAGGGAATCACATGTGGCCCAATATGTAGCAAACTCTAAGGGTCCGCATTATGACATGCAACTGCTTAATATGTCAGCAAGTTGGGATCTACTTCGCCAAACTGTATTTGGAGAAGAGGATTGCCCTCTCGAATTACAAGGGATTGGGAGTAAGATTGCAAGCGAATGCGGTGGGCTTCCCCTTGCAATTCACGTGATTGGTGGGATTTTGTCAAAGGTTGAAAGATCAAAAGATGTGTGGGAGCAGATTTCAACAGATGTAAAAGCTTCCATTGTTGATTCAGACGAGCGGTTCTCCAATATACTTTCCCTGAGTTATAACCACTTACCCATTTATTTGAAACCATGTTTCTTATATATGGGAGCTTTACCAGAAGATCATCAGATTAAGGAATCTAGACTTACGAGTCTATGGATAGCTGAGGGATTTTTGAAATCTAATGGTGATAAGAGTTTGGAGGAAGAGGCTAAGGATTATTTAAAACTTCTCGTGGAGAGGAATCTACTTTTGGTTACACGAAAAAAGTCCAATGGGAAAGCATTGAGTTACTCTATCCATGATCTTTTGAGGGATTTATGCATAAGGAAAGCTAATGAGGAGAAGTTTTTACACGTTAAGGATTCCATGCGGCGTGTAAGTGTTGAGTCATCATATGACATGGAAGATGTGTGTGCTTCACCACAATTAATGTCATTCGCCCGATCTTTTATATGCACTAATGATAAGATTAATATATCTCCTGTTTTTGGAATATTAAGATTAGTTAGGGTGCTAGATGTACTGGATATGTTATTCGAGGAGTTCCCAAAAGAAATTTTACAACTTGTAAACTTACGCTACTTAGCTATCAACTGCCCCTCGGGTTTACCTGATGGAATATCAAGATTGCAAAATCTGCAGACCTTGATTTCTGCACATTTTGTTCGCTATGTACCATCTGAATTGTGGGAGATGTATGAGCTAATACATATTAGGTTGAAGCACACAATAATCAAGATCAAGAAGATGAAATTTGATCTCAAGAAGCTGCAGACACTTTACATTGTGTGGATAAGTCCTGATCTGATTAGTAGTGGCTTTTTTGAAAGAATTCCAAATATCATAAGGTTGGGAATCTATTATGAAGACTCAccaaacattgttgttgatctTAGCCATCTTCACAAGCTCGAAATATTGTATTGCAATTCTGAACTGGATAAAGATGGTAGTCGTTTTCTGCACAAACTCAGATTTCCATCTAATCTTAGAAAGTTAAGTCTTCATAGTTGTGTAGTATTTAGGAGTTTGTTGACAACTCTGTGTACACTACCGAATCTGGAAGTGCTgaaaatagtggaatgtgtatttcaaagagagggagagggagaggcaGAGGAAGAGTGGGAGGCGACAGAAGGAGGTGAATTCCGCTCACTGTTGTTCCTACAGTTAGAATCCTTAAATCTGGTGCACTGGAAAGCCAatgagaccaatttccctaaaCTCCGGACCTTGTTTGTAGTCGGCTGCTATAAGCTAGAGGAGATCCCTAACGCCATGGGAGATATCCCAACTCTCCAACAAATTCATATTCGTGAATGTGGTGCTTCTATAGTGGCCTCGGCACAACAAATTCTAAAGGTGCAGCAAGAAGAGTACGACAACTTTGACCTCAAATTGTATATACGTTAGAACCCAAAAGGTAAATATAAATGCTCCATTTATGACTATACTATTTGTTCCTTACTATTCTTTTCCCCCTTACATAGttggtatatttatttgtttttattacaACTTGTGATGTACTGTCGTTTGTATGGTGTAACGATTCGAATATTTTCAACCAAACGCAAGAATCTCTcaaggtttgtgttaaaatctCTTAAATTATGTCTCACATCGACCTGATGAAGATCacatctaatctatataagagTGGATAACTCTTTCCCTTGTTTTGTGTTAAAATCTCTTAAATTATATCCAACATATTATGACAGTGAatgactcatttctaatatggtattaGATCGATGATGgattttatctctttatctcttgtCTTGCCTACTCACACTATGAAAGTCCCATGTGCCATTCTGGCTCACAATTGCAGGGGCGTGATAAaatctcttaaattttgtcaatcCCATCTAATCTATGTGGTTCATTTCTAATAGTTTGAGCTGAATGTGTGTAGTGTAATGAAATGTgtatagatttatttttgttagacTTGCCTAGCTATGTATTAGCATGTAGTTTCTCCTCAATCTGATAGCAAACTGCGCGTGTTTTTCAGTTTCTTGTTATAATTTTGTGGGTGATTTTTCGTCTTCTGTCGCAACTCAGAAAGCTTGATTTGATGTGAAAATTGACTTGATTTAGGTTGTATTGCTGCAAGTTTTGCTGGTGTTTGTGGGCCAGAAAGAGATCAGAGATAGAGAGAGGATGCAAAGCTATTTGTGGGATTTTAGTTGTACCTCTCATTCCAGAACTATTTCTGGGACTTTAGTTTCtgattgtttttgtttttggttgttATAAATTGATCTCGAATTTAATGCCTTGAAGCAAACTATTAAATCAACAATCATCATATTTCACCAATAACAATCAagaatcaaataatattagtaaaaaaataagtaaaaagaaatgttCTTGAGCTTACTAGACCAGCTTCAAGGAATAAAAGAGCAAAAGGTCTTATTACGAGCTTtactcaaattaaataagagtGATACCAAATTTATTGAACAAATATTTTGATAGGGTGGAAAATATGAATCTTGATAGAGCAAAACAAAAAGTGTGGTGGCCTCATTGAGAAGATTAGATGATATTCAGACATTATAAGAATTTTAATCAAGAGCCAATAAACACAATTTAGAGCGATTTATaatctaaaaattaatttgacaaCAAAGGCCATCAGATTGGAGCgaaagagtaaaataataaGAGTATTCATTTGAACTATGCATCTAATCATCACTAGACCGATCCATcctaataaaagaaaactggggttaatctaacaaaataaaatgaacttGAACTAAAATTCCCCTAAATCATGATCGTTTATATGGTGTAATACTTTCAGCACACGCACCCTTGGTTTGAGCTTATTATGTAGTGTAATAAAGGTTGTACATATATGTTTAGATTTGATATTCTCTAGGTCTACATTATGTCGTTTTCCCCTTTACTTGATACAGCAAACTGCTCGtatttttcacttcttatGCCGCACACAATATGCTCTTAAACATAATACATCTGGTGATCCCTTTGCAGTGTTTCTAGTCACTATTTTTCAGCTAGTGGTACAATTGTGCGTGATTTTTCATTCTTGAACTTGTTTTGTTAGTTTCATGTTTTCATACTCTTCTTTGAAATCAGACATAGAGAAAGTTAGAtttgtgaaaaatatttaatcagtTACTATCATAAAAGTGAGTACTTTAATTTACTATAACTCAAGTTCTAATAGTACATGTTTAGGCAACATAATGATTTCTCAAATGAGTTTCATACACTTTAAGGAACAATGTTTTTATGTTATAGTAGTATTCAAATGTTTCGATCTCATTTCAATTTAGAACGTTTCCACCTAATAGTTTAGAGGAAGAGAGAATTTTCTCACTGCAATATGGATATACTTCACAAGTTTCCatctcatttcaatttttgacgGTCTACAACTTCccttataaattatagtattaatcaataaaaaatactagtagtattattggCCTCAAGGTCAAAACTGAGAAATTTCAGATGATCAACAAACTGTGATGTTagtttcatcattttttattttcaacaatcTTTCTTCCTTACTCTGTTTTGTTTGTGAGAAagagatttttgaaaaatggcATCCAATCTTCAATCACTCATCACCATCCTTCAGCAAATCCTTAATCCTCAACAATCACTTTGGATTGTTAATCACAACAAACCACAACTCCAATCCCTTCTCCcaatggcggatccagaaaatgaaattcgtGGGGTCgaatatattaaagaatatttttgttatttcgcGACTCTGATGGTGTCCTTTTTTCTCGACTCTGATCCTTTTCGATGCTTCCTCCTCTGTTGCTGTCTTCATAAATTCTAGTACTAAAGTAATCAGAACTGTCGTCTTCATCAAAATACATGGATTAGAAATAGTAACTCGCCATAAATAACATtgtattcttttttacttcattgttaATGTAAACTACCGAATCTTGAAGTGCTTAAAATAGGTAAAATTTGTTCATAAGAAGCTGCTCTGAAAACGCTTTACTATGTGATAATAACACCTTTATATTTGGAGTTGGTTTCTTTGAAATCAGTCCAAATATCATAATTGATGCAACCATAAACAATGCAAATCTTGGTATCATTTGAAGTAAACCATCctaataaactaatatattaacAAGAGTAAAGAATTTGTATTATTTGCTCGAGGTCAACACTGAGCTGGCTGCCAGAGATTTTAATTGATCAACGAATTTATTGCAGCTCTTATGCTtagtttcattattttttttcttttttttgtgtttgcaACAAGCTTTCCTTGCTGTGTTTTTCTTGTGGGAATTATAGAGTTCTGAAAAATGGCATACAATCTTCAATCTCTTATCACCATCCTTCAACAAATCCTGAATCCTCAAGAATCACTTTGGATTGTTGATAGCAATACACCACTACTCCAATCCCTGCTCAAAAAAGCTGAATCTCTGCTGGACATTCTTGAAAAGTCTTCACTCACCAATATACCAACTTTGGAGAGCCAAATCAGAGATGTTTCATATAAAGCTGAAGATATTATTGAATCAAGCATGGTTGATCAAATGATGTCCACCCCTCGAGGCAAAAGGCTAACTTTCTCCAAACCAAATCTTCTACACAACATAATGCAACAACTTGATTCTGCAACGGAACAAGTTGTGAAGCTtgtggaggcgaagaaacTCTCAACTGGCATTTCATCATCGAGTGATGCTTCTTCCTCGCATGATGTGCAGCAAGCAATGCAACATCTGGAATCTTTTCAGCTCGTGGAGGTGGAGGAAACGAAGATGCCGGCTGGTGATGCTTTGTCGAGCTCCAAGAACGTTTTAGTGGGAGTTGATGCAGATCTGTTGCACTTGAAGGATTGGCTTACAAATATGC is drawn from Salvia hispanica cultivar TCC Black 2014 chromosome 6, UniMelb_Shisp_WGS_1.0, whole genome shotgun sequence and contains these coding sequences:
- the LOC125194524 gene encoding putative late blight resistance protein homolog R1B-16 is translated as MIVLDDIWSTKFWDEIRMYFPYNNNGGRIVITTRDSNVAQHIVNAKSLHHNLQLLNKAASWDLLRQTVFGEENFPLELQEIGTKIARECGGLPLAIHVIGGLLSKVERSIDVSEQISTDVEATIVESEEKFSNILSLSYNHLPIYLKPCFLYVGALPEDHQIKGSRLTSLWIAEGFVKSNGDKSLEEVAKDYLKVLVERNLLLVTRKKSNGKAMSYSIHDLLRDLCIRKAYEEKFLHVKDSMRRVIVKSSYGMEDVCASSPQLMSLARSFICTNDKINISPVFGILGLDRVLDVMGMLLEEFPEDILQLVNCSSGFPDGISRLHNLQTLIYPHFMPYVPSELWDMHELIHIKFKETVFKIRNIKFDLKKLQTLYTVRVTPKLISSGFFERIPNIIRLGIYYEDSPNIVVDLSHLHKLEILYCNSELDKDADETNFPKLRELFVCDCYKLEEIPSAIGDIPTLQEIEIYDCGASIVASAKQILKVQQEEYDNFDLQKVLVVFVSEKEIREREKMQRVLPLVPKLFFGF
- the LOC125194525 gene encoding putative late blight resistance protein homolog R1A-10, giving the protein MVRQMLSTPQGTSLTFSTPNLHRVIQLLDFASEKVVKHVEGKAHSIGLSSPSAASSSHDLVSDVQQTMQQLQSVKLVEVEDTKMPVVAPLSSSKNNLVGVDANLLQLKDRLTNMQTKLEIIPITGMGGIGKSTLARNLYDDQLIITHFDYRGWAAISQLPNMRDILLSLLRCPIEKIDDELKGRNKNELKDILYKRLFGRRYMIVLDDIWITNFWDEIRMYLPNNNNGSRIMITTRESHVAQYVANSKGPHYDMQLLNMSASWDLLRQTVFGEEDCPLELQGIGSKIASECGGLPLAIHVIGGILSKVERSKDVWEQISTDVKASIVDSDERFSNILSLSYNHLPIYLKPCFLYMGALPEDHQIKESRLTSLWIAEGFLKSNGDKSLEEEAKDYLKLLVERNLLLVTRKKSNGKALSYSIHDLLRDLCIRKANEEKFLHVKDSMRRVSVESSYDMEDVCASPQLMSFARSFICTNDKINISPVFGILRLVRVLDVLDMLFEEFPKEILQLVNLRYLAINCPSGLPDGISRLQNLQTLISAHFVRYVPSELWEMYELIHIRLKHTIIKIKKMKFDLKKLQTLYIVWISPDLISSGFFERIPNIIRLGIYYEDSPNIVVDLSHLHKLEILYCNSELDKDGSRFLHKLRFPSNLRKLSLHSCVVFRSLLTTLCTLPNLEVLKIVECVFQREGEGEAEEEWEATEGGEFRSLLFLQLESLNLVHWKANETNFPKLRTLFVVGCYKLEEIPNAMGDIPTLQQIHIRECGASIVASAQQILKVQQEEYDNFDLKLYIR